The sequence below is a genomic window from Candidatus Eremiobacterota bacterium.
GCGCTCTCAATCACACCAAGCTTTTTCATCCATCTGATGCTTTCGAGATGAAAACCGATGCTTTTTATGGCGGTCTTCAGGGCTCGCTGGTTCCCCTCGCTGATATCGGCGAGGCAGAAGGGGATCCCCTTTTCGCTGAGGAGGTTGATGCCTTCCTTCATGAGCCTCTGGGCTGCCCGCTTTCCCCAGTAATCAGGGTGAATGGCTATGTCATAGACATATCCAAGGCGGGCCCCCGTGATGGCATCGCAGGCGTTGGTCTTGAACAGAAGATACCCCACGGGTGTCTCCTTGACGGCATCTTCAATGATGAGGGCGGTAAAGTCCTCACTCTCCTCAAGGGAGAGCTCAGAATATATGCGGAGGTACCGGTACTGCACGTCATCCTTGGGCCTGTCCCGCCCCGAGGGAATGGTGAATGATGCGCACTGCGTGTTGAGCCATAACACGAAAAAGAGATCCTCGCTCTGCGCTTTTCTGACAATGAAAGGGTCGGGATCATGACGGGGGAGGGGCTTAACGGCCGTCCTGAGGATAATCCTGTTCATTTCCTTCCCGAAGCCTTCCCGGAAAGCCCTCTTCTCGCCTTCCTTGTCCTGCGCGAAGATCTCCATCACCAGGTACTGTATCTCTCTCTCCCTCACTGCCTCCT
It includes:
- a CDS encoding GNAT family N-acetyltransferase, with product MNIEAREGTPGDIEEIIALFEGKDQFLSMMWSSMGDEVKSFHVRSLRSRAHLIGQGGDFKVFVAERSGDRKAVAYLVLFLDIVETITGEKQGFIFDYAVSPDHAGGDALPLLFRKAEEAVREREIQYLVMEIFAQDKEGEKRAFREGFGKEMNRIILRTAVKPLPRHDPDPFIVRKAQSEDLFFVLWLNTQCASFTIPSGRDRPKDDVQYRYLRIYSELSLEESEDFTALIIEDAVKETPVGYLLFKTNACDAITGARLGYVYDIAIHPDYWGKRAAQRLMKEGINLLSEKGIPFCLADISEGNQRALKTAIKSIGFHLESIRWMKKLGVIESASGA